From one Leifsonia soli genomic stretch:
- a CDS encoding glycosyltransferase, whose product MFIFLLQLRHMLGGHPEFYLFAIYSALIWVIWIVKVLMSRRYRGYTGEFHGTTSVVVPVVDEPLDLFRDVLGRMVEQKPGEIIVVINGAPNPELAEVCEEFAPLVRWVHTPIPGKRNAVMIGTKMSTGEITVLVDSDTIWTEGTLSELVKPFADDRVGGVTTKQRILEPTRSWITRWADWLENSRALYSMPAQSAVGQIGCLPGRTIAFRRSILMRVMDKFMTEKFLGVFLEVSDDRTLTNLTLKEGYRTVYQHTSLVYTDAPLKVKKLFKQQLRWARGSQYNTLRMLPWMLGHAPVLAFFFVMDIILPFMLAGVIGGWIYRSITGGGYNFYEGFLKSYGIEGGILTVVALMVASSVISMSIRQIRHLSEKPSDFFRLPVFIIVSTFFLMPIRLIGFFRMAHASGWGTRAGAYAGGPAEISSEEEIAQHSSGAGPTGTPASHGLPDAVGGMTTATALATRTQLATRAEVKAATQAPAPRKAVRRRLNPLAAIPYLIGIAILTLEALFLV is encoded by the coding sequence GTGTTCATCTTCCTGTTGCAGCTCCGCCACATGCTGGGCGGGCATCCCGAGTTCTACCTCTTCGCGATCTATTCGGCGCTGATCTGGGTCATCTGGATCGTCAAAGTGCTCATGTCCCGTCGCTACCGGGGCTACACCGGCGAGTTCCACGGCACGACCAGTGTCGTCGTGCCCGTCGTCGACGAGCCCCTCGACCTCTTCCGCGACGTCCTCGGCCGCATGGTCGAGCAGAAGCCGGGCGAGATCATCGTCGTCATCAACGGCGCCCCCAACCCCGAGCTCGCCGAGGTGTGCGAGGAGTTTGCACCGCTGGTGCGCTGGGTCCACACGCCCATCCCCGGCAAGCGGAACGCCGTAATGATCGGCACCAAGATGTCGACAGGCGAGATCACCGTCCTCGTCGACTCGGACACGATCTGGACAGAGGGCACGCTGTCGGAGCTCGTCAAGCCGTTCGCGGACGACCGCGTCGGCGGCGTGACCACCAAGCAGCGCATCCTGGAGCCCACCCGCAGCTGGATCACCCGCTGGGCGGACTGGCTGGAGAACTCGCGGGCCCTCTACTCGATGCCCGCGCAGAGCGCCGTCGGCCAGATCGGCTGCCTCCCCGGCCGGACCATCGCCTTCCGCCGCTCGATCCTGATGCGGGTCATGGACAAGTTCATGACCGAGAAGTTCCTCGGCGTCTTCCTCGAAGTCTCCGACGACCGGACGCTGACGAACCTGACGCTGAAGGAGGGCTACCGCACCGTCTACCAGCACACCAGCCTCGTCTACACCGACGCCCCGCTGAAGGTGAAGAAGCTCTTCAAGCAACAGCTCCGCTGGGCGCGCGGCAGCCAGTACAACACCCTCCGCATGCTCCCGTGGATGCTCGGGCACGCTCCGGTGCTGGCGTTCTTCTTCGTGATGGACATCATCCTTCCGTTCATGCTGGCCGGCGTCATCGGCGGCTGGATCTACCGCTCGATCACCGGCGGCGGCTACAACTTCTACGAGGGCTTCCTGAAGTCCTACGGGATCGAGGGCGGCATCCTCACCGTCGTGGCCTTGATGGTCGCCTCCTCGGTGATCAGCATGTCCATCCGGCAGATCCGCCACCTCTCCGAGAAGCCCAGCGACTTCTTCCGCCTGCCGGTCTTCATCATCGTGTCGACGTTCTTCCTCATGCCGATCCGCCTGATCGGGTTCTTCCGGATGGCGCACGCCAGTGGATGGGGCACCCGCGCCGGTGCCTACGCCGGCGGTCCCGCCGAGATCAGCTCCGAGGAGGAGATCGCGCAGCACTCCTCCGGAGCCGGCCCGACGGGCACCCCTGCATCCCACGGGCTGCCCGACGCCGTCGGCGGCATGACCACCGCGACGGCCTTGGCCACCCGCACCCAGCTCGCGACGCGGGCCGAGGTCAAGGCCGCCACCCAGGCCCCTGCCCCGCGGAAGGCCGTCCGCCGCCGGCTCAACCCGCTCGCCGCCATCCCGTACCTGATCGGAATCGCGATCCTGACCCTGGAGGCTCTCTTCCTTGTCTGA
- a CDS encoding DUF7144 family membrane protein yields MSEMQVRSGWVGWALFAAVLLLIAAILDVFYGIVALFGPSTGYFVSSSGIQTFSLTAWGWWSIVLGLLMLIAGLSLMRGALWARIFAVFIAALHAIGQLIAFPAQPWWSIAMVTIDLLIIYAVTVHGRELRRD; encoded by the coding sequence ATGTCCGAGATGCAAGTCCGTTCCGGATGGGTGGGGTGGGCGCTGTTCGCGGCCGTGCTCCTGCTCATCGCCGCGATCCTCGATGTGTTCTACGGGATCGTCGCCCTGTTCGGCCCGTCGACCGGCTACTTCGTCTCGTCGTCGGGCATCCAGACCTTCAGTCTCACGGCGTGGGGCTGGTGGTCGATCGTGCTCGGGCTGCTGATGCTGATCGCCGGCCTCTCCCTCATGCGCGGAGCGCTGTGGGCCCGTATCTTCGCCGTCTTCATTGCGGCTCTGCACGCCATCGGGCAGCTGATCGCGTTCCCGGCGCAGCCCTGGTGGTCGATCGCGATGGTGACGATCGACCTCCTCATCATCTACGCGGTGACCGTCCACGGCAGGGAGCTGCGGCGCGACTGA